The following coding sequences lie in one Zingiber officinale cultivar Zhangliang chromosome 2B, Zo_v1.1, whole genome shotgun sequence genomic window:
- the LOC122047901 gene encoding protein CHLORORESPIRATORY REDUCTION 7, chloroplastic-like: protein METLVEARISTSIFPKFSSNSSTGKQVLRLCRQSSNVFTWVSLRVPQTLSHENLHVKVCAVRRRRAYRQSDTYVLMEPGKSEEFVSEDELRVRLKGWLQNWPYKALPPDLARFDSIDDAVSHLVRSVCELEIDGEVGSIQWYQVQLE, encoded by the exons ATGGAAACTCTCGTGGAAGCCAGGATCAGCACCAGCATTTTCCCAAAATTTTCCAGTAATTCTTCTACAGGTAAACAGGTTTTGAGATTGTGCAGACAATCTTCAAATGTGTTTACTTGGGTTAGTTTGCGAGTGCCACAAACATTATCACATGAGAACCTTCATGTAAAG GTTTGTGCAGTGAGGAGACGAAGAGCTTATCGACAATCTGATACTTATGTTCTAATGGAACCCGGCAAGAGTGAAGAATTTGTTTCGGAGGATGAACTGCGAGTGAGGCTGAAGGGTTGGCTTCAGAATTGGCCTTACAAGGCTTTGCCGCCTGATCTTGCCAGGTTCGACTCGATCGACGATGCTGTTTCGCACCTCGTGAGGTCGGTCTGTGAGCTAGAGATCGACGGTGAGGTTGGATCGATACAGTGGTACCAAGTACAACTAGAATGA